The following are encoded together in the Syngnathus typhle isolate RoL2023-S1 ecotype Sweden linkage group LG5, RoL_Styp_1.0, whole genome shotgun sequence genome:
- the LOC133154790 gene encoding UDP-glucuronosyltransferase 2A1-like — translation MPGEKVPLCALLLLLGAAAGAEGGHVLVWYTEASHWINMKPVLGALVERGHHVTVMLPSASLFMKASEKSSFHYLPFNVSISLEEIENFMEDFLAFSIYEMDYMNYFEIYAKFLTMMKQDLEYALKYLDGVVKSDNIMNKLKEGKYDLLLADPIYAGSELVAEILDIPLVYSLRFSMVYNFERYCGQMPAPPSFVPAIMSKLTDKMSFSERMWNFLFYALNDVMVELTLWSGVDKYYTEFKGKPTSGCELMGKADIWLIRSYWDFDYPRPSMPNFKFVGGIHCKPAKPLPKDMEEFVQSSGDDGIVVFTLGSMVKNVSSEKADMIASGLAQIPQKVLWRYSGAKPSTLGPNTRLYDWIPQNDLLGHPKTRAFITHGGTNGIYEAIYHGVPMVGIPMFADQPDNMVHMTTKGAAVTVDFNFMSSDDLSRSIRTVIDDKSYKENAMRLSVIHHDRPMSALDEAVFWIEFTMRHKGAKHLRVQAHELTWYQYHSLDVVGFLLAVVLLALLLFVQTCRCCLRRCCGRKRKTKKKAE, via the exons ATGCCGGGTGAGAAGGTCCCGCTTTGCGCCCTACTGCTGCTCCTCGGCGCGGCGGCCGGCGCCGAGGGCGGCCATGTCTTGGTGTGGTATACCGAGGCCAGCCACTGGATCAACATGAAGCCGGTTCTGGGGGCGCTGGTGGAGCGCGGGCACCACGTGACAGTCATGCTTCCCAGCGCTTCACTTTTCATGAAGGCCAGTGAGAAGTCCAGCTTCCACTACCTGCCTTTCAACGTCTCCATCTCGTTGGAGGAAATCGAGAACTTCATGGAGGATTTCCTCGCGTTCTCCATTTACGAGATGGACTACATGAACTACTTTGAGATCTACGCCAAATTCCTGACCATGATGAAGCAGGATCTGGAGTACGCATTGAAGTATTTAGACGGCGTGGTGAAGTCGGACAACATCATGAATAAGCTGAAGGAGGGCAAGTACGATCTGCTCCTGGCGGACCCCATCTACGCGGGCAGCGAACTGGTCGCCGAGATACTGGACATCCCACTGGTCTACTCGTTGCGCTTCTCCATGGTGTACAACTTTGAGCGCTACTGCGGCCAGATGCCCGCCCCGCCATCTTTCGTGCCGGCCATCATGAGTAAACTGACCGACAAGATGAGCTTCTCGGAGAGAATGTGGAACTTCCTCTTCTATGCCTTGAATGATGTCATGGTTGAATTAACCCTTTGGTCAGGAGTGGATAAATACTACACGGAGTTCAAAG GCAAGCCCACCAGTGGCTGCGAATTAATGGGGAAGGCAGACATCTGGCTGATAAGATCTTACTGGGATTTCGACTATCCTCGTCCTTCCATGCCCAACTTCAAGTTTGTTGGCGGGATCCACTGCAAGCCCGCCAAACCTTTACCCAAG GACATGGAAGAGTTTGTGCAGAGTTCAGGCGACGACGGCATTGTAGTCTTCACTCTGGGATCCATGGTCAAGAACGTCAGCAGCGAGAAAGCCGACATGATCGCTTCAGGCCTTGCTCAAATCCCCCAGAAG GTTCTTTGGCGTTATAGCGGAGCAAAACCATCTACTTTGGGCCCAAACACAAGACTGTACGACTGGATCCCTCAGAATGACCTGCTGG GTCATCCCAAGACGCGAGCCTTCATCACTCACGGCGGCACCAACGGCATTTACGAGGCCATCTACCACGGGGTGCCCATGGTGGGCATTCCCATGTTTGCTGACCAGCCCGACAACATGGTGCACATGACGACCAAAGGCGCCGCCGTCACTGTGGACTTCAACTTCATGTCATCGGATGACCTCAGCCGCTCCATCAGGACCGTCATCGATGACAAGTC GTACAAGGAGAACGCCATGCGTCTGTCCGTCATCCACCACGACCGACCCATGAGCGCCCTGGACGAGGCCGTGTTCTGGATCGAGTTCACCATGCGACATAAGGGCGCCAAGCACCTCAGGGTACAAGCCCACGAGCTCACCTGGTACCAGTACCACAGCCTAGACGTGGTTGGGTTCCTGCTCGCCGTCGTCCTGCTGGCGTTGCTCCTGTTTGTCCAGACGTGCCGGTGTTGCCTGCGTCGGTGCTGCGGTCGGAAAAGGAAGACAAAGAAGAAGGCTGAGTAA